The sequence GCAAGGCCGCCAAGGAGGCGGAGGAACTGACCCGCCGGAAGAACGCCCTCGAGTCGACGGCCCTGCCCGGGAAACTGGCCGATTGTCAAACGAAGAGCCCGGCAGACGCGGAATTGTTCATCGTGGAAGGGGACAGCGCTGGCGGAAGTGCCAAACAGGCACGCAACCGCGAGTTCCAGGCCGTCCTGCCCATCCGCGGGAAGATCCTGAACGTCGAGAAACATCGCCTGGACCGTATCCTCCAGAACGAGGAGATTCGAGCGATGATCCGGGCCATCGGTACCGGTGTCGGGGAGGAGTTCGACATCGACGGCCTCCGGTACGACAAGATCATCTTAGCCACGGACGCCGACGTCGACGGCGCGCACATCCGGACGCTCCTGTTGACGTTCTTCTACCGCCACATGCGCCCCCTCCTCGAGGGTGGCCACGTCTACGCCATCAAACCGCCCCTCTATCGGATCCGGTATCGGGGAGAGACCTACGACGCAATGACCGACGCAGAGCGTGACGAGATCGTCGATGAGGTCTGCGACGGGAACCCGACCCAGGTCCAGCGGTTCAAGGGCCTCGGCGAGATGAACCCCGAACAGCTCTGGACCTCCGCCATGAACCCGGAAAACCGCATCCTCAAGAAGATCAACATCGAGGACGCCGCGGCGGCCGACCGGATGTTCTCGGTGCTGATGGGTGACGCGGTCGAACCGCGGAAACGATTCATTCAGGAACACGCCTCGGAAGCGGAGTGGGTCGACATATGAGTTCGGAACCGGAGATGCCGGACGACGTCGCCGACCGCATCGAGAACGTTCGCGTCGAGGACGAGATGGAGCAGTCCTACATCGACTACGCGATGTCGGTCATCGCGGGTCGGGCGCTCCCCGACGTCCGCGACGGACTCAAACCGGTCCACCGGCGCATCCTCTACGCGATGCACGAGGCGGGCATCTCGAGTGGGTCCGGCCACCGCAAGTCCTCGTCCATCGTGGGCGAGACGATGGGTAACTTCCACCCGCACGGCGACTCGGCCATCTACGACACGCTCGTGCGAATGGCCCAGGACTTCTCGATGCGCCACCCGCTCGTCGACGGCCAGGGGAACTTCGGGTCGGTCGACGGCGACCCCGCGGCGGCCATGCGATACACGGAAGCAAGGATGGCTCCCATCGCCGAGGAACTCCTCTCGGACATCGAGAAGGACACCGTCGACTTCCAGGCCAACTACGACGACCGCCTGCAGGAGCCGACGGTCCTCCCGGCAGCGTTCCCCAACCTGCTGGTCAACGGGTCGTCGGGCATCGCCGTCGGGATGAGTACGAACGTCCCGCCACACAACCTCGGCGAGATCATCGACGCGACCATCCACCTCATCGAGGACCCGGCGTGTACCATCCCGGATCTGATGGAGTACGTCGAGGGACCGGACTTCCCGACCGGAGCGACCATCGTGGGACGAAACTCGATCAGGAAGGCCTATCAGACCGGCCGGGCCCGACTGACCGTTCGCGCGGACTACCACGTCGAGCAGACTGACTCGGGCAGCGACCGCATCATCCTCGACGAGTTGCCCTACCAGCAGAACAAATCGAAACTCGTCGAACGCATCGCCGAGATGGCCAACGAGGGCACCCTCGAGGGCATCCGGGACCTCCGGGACGAGTCCGACCGCGACGGCATCCGGGTCGTCGTCGAACTCAAGCGCGGCGCGAACACGGACGTCGTCGAGAATCGTCTGCTCGAGAGCGTCCTGGAACAGACCTTTGGCGTGATCAACCTTGCGCTGGTGGATGGCGAACCGCGGGTCCTCTCCCTGAAGGAGATGCTGGAGGAGTACCTCGAGCACCGCAAGGAGGTCGTCCGCCGACGCTCCGAGTACGAACTCGCCGAGGCCGAAGAGCGCGAACACATCCTCAAGGGTCGATTGCTCGCCCTCGACCACATCGAGGAGGTCGTCGAGACCATCCGTAACTCCGAGGACCGCGATGCGGCGAAAGACGCGCTGCGGGAGACCTTCGAGTTCACCCAGATGCAGGCCGAACATATCGTCCGGATGCAACTGGGCAGTCTCACCTCCCTCGAGGCCGCCGAGATCGAAGCCGAGTACGAAGAGGTGCAAGCCACCATCGAACGCCTGGAAACCATCCTCGCGAACGAATCCGAGCTGCTGGGCGTCATCAAAGAAGAACTGCGGGAGATCAGGGCGGAGTACGCGGACGACCGTCGCACCTCCATCGTCGAGGACATGGGAGAGGTCACCGACGAGGACCTCATCCCGAACGAGGAGGTCGTCGTCACCCTCTCCGAACACGACTACATCAAGCGAGTGCCCGTCGAGACGTTCTCCTCGCAGCATCGCGGGGGCAAGGGTATCATCGGCGCCGATCTCAAGGAGGGCGATCGCATCGCGACGGTGTTCACCGCGCAAACCCACGACGACCTGCTGTGTTTCACAGACCAGGGACAGGTCTATCGACTGAAGGTTTACCAGATACCGGAGATGTCCCGGACGGCCCGGGGGACCTCGGCGGTAAATCTCCTGAATCTGGACGACGAAGAGGAGATCAACGCGGTCGTCGCGACCGACGACTTCGAGGACGGCGAGTACCTCACCATGGCGACCCGCGACGGCTACGTCAAGCGAACGGGCGTGGAGAACTTCGAGAACATCCTCTCGACCGGCATCATCGCCATCTCCCTCGAAGACGCGGACGAACTCGTCGACGTCGAGGTAACGAACGGCGCCTCCGACATCGTCCTCGGGACCGAGACCGGGATGGCCATCCGCTTCGACGAGACCGACGTCCGGTCGATGGGTCGGAATGCCCGAGGCGTCCGCGGCATCAAACTCGAAGAGGGTGACCGGGTCGCCGGCGTCAGCGCGATCAGAGAGACAGACGATCGCAACCTGTTGACCGTGACGAGACGGGGGTACGGCAAGCGGACGCCGCTCTCGGAATATCGTCCCCAGTCGCGCAACGGGAAAGGACTGGTCGATATCAAGACGGCGGAGCGCAACGGGCGCGTCGCGGCGATCGAGGCGGTCGAGGACAGCGATCACGTCATCGCGATGAGCGAAGGCGGGCAGTTGACCCGCATCCCGGTCGCCGAGATATCCTCGGTCGGCCGGAATACGAAGGGCGTCCACGTGATGGACATCGAGACGGGCGACAGGCTAGCGGGGATCTCCGTCTTCCCGGAGCCAGAAGCGTAGACGGTCTACAGTCGATTCGTTCTACGAGAGATGGGCGGCGACGTCGCTGGAGGAGACCATGCCGACGAAGTCGTCGTCCACCACGGGGAGGTGTTTGATGCCGTACGTCGTCAACATTGCGGCGACTTCCTCCATGTAGAGGTCGGGCGTGACCGTCTCGACTTCCTTGGTCATCACGTCCTCGACCGTGAGTTCCGTCAGGTCCTTCCCGTCGGCGACGGCGGCGATGATGTCAGTACTCGTGATGATCCCGTGGCGGCTCGCCGTCACCACGAGGGCGGCGATGTCGTGTTCGCGCATGACCTCTGCTGCGGTCTGTACGGATTCGTCGGGAGCGATCATCTCCAGTGGTGTCGACATTACGTCTTCGACGCGTGTCGGTCCATCAGATGCCATAGTGTGAACAGTGGGTCCGCAAACAATGGTGTTTCGACTTTTCCTCGGACGTTGATACGACGGCGCGGAGGTGACACGACCACTCGACTCAGAGGATCCGCTTGCCGAGAGCGCTGGCCGCGAGTTCCGCGGCCATCTCCGCCGTCTGGTTGCGTTCGTCCAGGATCGGATTGACCTCCACGAGTTCCAGCGATCGCAAGACGTCGTACCGGCGGTCGAGATCGGCGAGCAGTTCCATCGCGGCGTGGGCCTCGCGATAGGTGACGCCACCCCGAACCGGGGTCCCGACGCCCGGCGCTTCGTTGGGGTCGAGCCAGTCCAGGTCGAGACTGACGTGGATCCCCTCGACACCGTCTGCGGCGACCGCGAGGGCGTCCTCCACGACGGTGGTGAGCCCGCGTTCGTCGATGTCCGACATCGTGTAGGCCGTGACGTCGCTCGCCCGGATAGCTGCCCGTTCGCTCTCGTCCAGGTCGCGGAGGCCGACGAGTGCCACGTTCTCCTCGCTGAGCCCCGCTGCGGTGGCCCAGTCCATCTCCGCGAACTCGTCGAGGCCCAGAGCGGCCGCCAGCGGCATACCGTGGACGTTACCACTCGGCGACGTCGAGGGCGTGTTGAAGTCGCCGTGAGCGTCGAACCACACGACGCCGGTAGGGTCGGTCCGGGCCGACCCGGCCATCGACCCGATGGCGACGGAGTGGTCGCCACCGAGGACCAGCGGCACCTCGCCGTCCTCGATAGCTGCCGCGACGTCGTCGGCCAGACGGACGTTCACCTCCCTGACGGCGTCGATGTGTCTGGCGTTCACGTCCGAGCCGTTCTCTCGTTCCTCCATCAGCGGTGCACGAACGTCGCCGATATCCGCACAGGCCGCTCCGGCCGCCCTTATCTGCCGGTCGAGGCCGGCGTATCTGATGGCCGACGGACCCATATCCACACCTCGTCGATTCGCGCCGTAATCGGTCGGCGCTCCGATGATTCGGACGGCATTCGTCATGGGCGACCCTAACGGATGGATCGTGAAATCGCTTCGTGTCTCGACCGACTGCAGAAGGAGGGCCTTACTGGTAGGGGGCACAGACCCGCCGGATGCCCTCCTCGAAGGAGATGGACGGCGACCAACCGGTCGCGCCCTCGATCTTCGTGGCGTCAGCCATGGTGTCGTGGACGTAGACGTCCTCGGGGATGGGATTCTCGACGTAGGTCGGCTCGACCGCCGTTCCCAGTTCGTCGTTGATCATCTCGACGACCGTCTCGAAGTCGTACTGCTCGCCCGTCCCGACGTTGTAGATGCCGGTCAGTTCGTGCTCGGCCGCCTGGATGGTCGCCTCGACGACGTCCTCGACGTGGGTGAAATCCCGTGTCTGGGTGCCGTCGCCGTAGATCTCGGGCGAGCGACCGTTCGCGACGTCGTCGGCGAACTGCGCGATGATGTTGGCGTACTCCCCTTTGTGTTCTTCTGCCCCGTTGTACCCCTGGTAGACCGAAAAATAGCGCAGCCCGGCCATCGACATGTCGTAGTAGTTGGCGTAGTACTCCGCGTAGCGCTCGCGGGCGAGTTTCGACGCCTCGTAGCCGGTTCGGGCGTCGACGTCCATCGACTCCGGGGACGGTTCCGTCCGGTCCCCGTAGATGGACGACGTCGTCGCGTAGACCACGGTGTCGCCGCCATGGCGGCGGAACTGCTCGACGGCGTTGACGAATCCCTCGACGTTCACCCGAGCGCCCCGCTGGGGATCGTCTTCGTGCATCGCCATCGACGAGAGCGCGGCGAGGTGAAAGAGGACGTCCACGTCCGCCGGGAGATCCGCTTCCAAAACGCTTCGCTCGTGAAACTCGACGGCGTCGTCGAGGTTCTCTTCGGTGCCGAGGAACAGGTCGTCGACAACGATTACCTCGTTCTCGGTGGCGAGTGTATTGGCGAGATTCGACCCGATGAATCCGGCGCCGCCGGTGACGAGAACCCGTTGTCCATTCATATGTGGCCTTCTGCCCGACGGTATGATAACCGCTTCGAATAGCGGCAGGTTCGGCCTACAGGGCTCGTCGCGCCCATCTGAGCCCGTCAGTCGGGGGTTTTATCTGCGGGAGGAACCTCTATTCGAGATATGTCGTCAATCGAATTAACGGCCAGCCAAAAAACCATTCTCCGGGCACTCGTCGACCTCTACACCCAGCGCGAATCTGCCGTCAAGGGCGAGGACATCGCCGAGGAAGTAGACCGGAATCCGGGAACGATCCGCAACCAGATGCAGAGCCTGAAAGCACTCCAGCTCGTCGAGGGCGTCCCGGGCCCGAAGGGCGGATACAAACCGACGACCAACGCCTTCGAGGCACTCGAGATCGAACAGATGGACCGTCCCGCGAACGTGGACGTCTACCTCAACGGGGAACTCATCGAGGAGGCAAACGTGCAGGACATCGATCTCTCCAGCGTTCACCACCCCGAACTCTGCCGTGCCGAAATCCAGCTTCGCGGCTCAGTCAGGGATTTCCACGAGGGTGACTCGGTCTCCGTCGGACCGACCCCCATCTCGAAACTCGTCGTCGAGGGGTCAGTCGACGGAAAGGACGACGCCCACAACATCGTCATTCTCAAGATTGACGACATGACTGCACCGGCCGAAGAACCGGAGCACTAACCGGCACGACTCCCTCCAAACGGAGGGGTTGTAAGGAGGCCGACCCGACGGATAGCCATGACCGACTCGGTCGTCGTTTTGGGTGGAGGCTACGCTGGAACCGCGGCCGTCACGCGATTGCAGGACCGGGCGATTGACGACTATTCTGTGACCTGGATCGACGATACCGTGTATCACCTCGTACGTCACGAGCTCCATCGCGCCGTCCGCGACCCCCTGGTTCGCCACGACATCACGGTCCCCCTCGAGGCCATCGCTCGTGATGATACCACCGTCATACAGGGGGTCGTCGAGAACGTCGACGTGGACGATCGGACCGTCGGTCTCGCCGGTGGGACGACCGTCGACTACGACTACCTCGTCGTCGCTATCGGATCCGAACCAGCCTACTACGGCATCGACGGCCTCGAGGACCACGCTTACCCCTTGTCCACACTCGAGGACGCCCTGGCGATCAACGACGCTATCGACGAGGCCATAGCGGGCGCCACTCGAAACGACCCCGTACAGGTCGTGGTGGGTGGCGGTGGCCTCTCGGGCATCCAGACGGCCGGCGAGATAGCACGATACCGCGACGAACGCGACGCCCCGATAGCGATCATCCTGGTCGAGGCACTCGATCGGATCCTCCCGAATGGCGACCCCGAATTACGGGATGCCATCGAGGCCGCGCTGTCGGCGGCCGACGTTCGCATCCTGACGAACGATCCCATCGTCGAAGCCACCGCCGAGGCGGTCCAGTTCGATGCACGGGATCCGATTCCGGCAGACGTTCTCGTGTGGACGGGAGGTATCAGTGGTCAGGCAGCGGTCGGCGCGACGAACGTGGAGAGCCAACACGACCGACTTCTCACGGCGGGTGATTTTCGGACGAGCGACGACAGCATCTTCGCTGTCGGAGACTCGGCGCTGGTGGACACGCCGAACGGACGGGCCCCGCCGACCGCCCAGGCAGCCATCCAGTCCGGAACTGCCGTCGCGGACAACGTATCGCGAGCGATCCGGGGAGAACCCCTCACCGAATGGACCCTCACCGATCGGGGGACGCTCGTGTCCGTGGGCGAGACGACGTTCGCCATCGACGTCCTCGGGCTGCCCACCGGCGTCGTCGGCGGGACCGTCGCGTCGGTGTTGAAAAAGGGCGTCGCCGCCCGGTGGCTGGCCACGGTGACCTCCTGGCCACGGGCGATGCGGGCCTGGAACTCGCTTTGATTCAGTCCAGAGTCAGGCCCGCGTGCCAGTGGTCGACGCCAGCAGCACGTTTCGTCTCGTCCATCGCCGCCAGCAGGTTGACGGCCAGACTCGCGACTTCGGCCGCTCGTTCGTCGCCCTCTTTGCGGAACTCCCCGGTCACGCGGTTGGCGTAGACAGAACAGACGGCACCCGCTCTGAGCCCGTAGACGTTCGCCAGGGTGAGAATGGCGCTGGCCTCCATCTCGACGTTCGTGACGTTCGCGTCCTGGAGAGCATCGATCAGGTCCTCGCTTCCCGCCGCCTCGAACCCGCCGAATCCGGGGCGGCCCTGCCCCGCATAGAAACTGTCGGCGCTCATCGTCAGACCGACGTGGTAGTCGTAGTCCAGCCGTTCGGCCGCCGCGACGAGTGCGGAGACGACCTCACGGTCGGCGACGGCCGGGTAGTCCTCCCGGACGTACTCCGCACTGGTTCCTTCCTGCCGGACGGCCCCGCTCGTAATGACGAGGTCACCGACGTCCATTCCCGGCTGGATGGCACCACTCGATCCGACTCTGATGAAGGTGTCAGCACCGATCCGGGCCAGTTCCTCGACGGCGATGGCGGCGGATGGACTGCCGATACCGGTCGAGGTGACCGATATCGGGACGTCCTCGTAGGTTCCGGTGACGGTCCGGTACTCGCGGTGATAGCCGCGTTCTGTCGCGTCATCCCAGAACTGCGTGATCCGGTCGACGCGTTCGGGATTGCCCGGTAACAGTACGGCGTCGGCCACGTCGTCCGCGCCGACGTCGAGGTGGTACTGGACGTCGTCGCTGGGGTCCTCGCTAGTGGCGGGCATCGATGGCTCGAATTCGCCTGCGATCCGCAAAGAAGCTTCGCCACTCAATCGAGCAGTTCGTTCGAGAAGGCGTGTGGGAGAAGCTCGCCCAGCGAGTACTCGGTCACACCGTCGTCGTCCTCGGTGAACACGGTCAGTTCCGGGTCGGCGAACTCGGCCAGCGTCTGTCGACACATCCCACAGGGAGTGACCCCGTCGCGTTTCTCGGAGGTGACGGCGATACGGGAGAACGTCTCGTGGCCGGCCATCCGCGCCCTGACCAGTGCCACCTCCTCGGCGTGGAGGCTGTTCGAGAAGTTCGAGACCTCCATGTTCGTCCCCGTGAACACGGAACCGTCGGCCGTCTCGATGGCCGCACCGACGGGATACTCCGAGTAGGGGACGTAGGCCTGCGACGTGGCCTCCCGGGCCGCCGCCATGAGTTCGTGCATGGACGACGGTACGAAAGCGGGCGAAAAATACCTCCCGACTCCCGCTCACTCCTCGCCGGACTCGTAGTGTTCGCCGGCGGCCTTCGGGATGCGGGTTTTCCCGACGAGGGCGAGGACGACGATGACCGTCAGATAGGGGATGGTCCGCACGAGCGGTTTCGGGATGGCGAGCACGTCGCGAGCCTGGAGTGTCAACTGCACGGCGTCCAGACCGGCGAACAGGAGCGTCGAGAGCATCGCGCCGATCGGGTTGTAGTTCCCGAACAGGTAAGCGACGATGGCGATGAATCCCTTCCCGTTGACCATCGTCGGACCGTTGCCCGTGAACTGGCCGAGGCTCAACGAGAGTGCCGCGCCGCCGATTCCCGAGAGCACACCCGACAGCATCACGGCGGCATATCTGACCTTCCGGACGCTCACGCCGGCGGTGTCGAGGGCCTTCGGGTTCTCGCCGCTGGCGATGACCCAGCGGCCGAAGGAAGTGCGATAGAGCGTGTACCAGGAGGCCCCCACGGCGGCGAACATCAGATAGACGACGGGACTGGCGTCGAACAGCGCCCCGAAGAAGGGGATCTCCGAGAGATAGGGAATCGTGATACTGCTGAAGGTCTCGACGCTGTCGGTGTTCGGCCCACCGTAGATGACCTGGGAGAGGAACGGCGCGAGACCGAGCGCGATGAGCCAGATAGCGAGGCCAGCGATGATCTGGTCCGCCCGAAACTCGATCGTCACGACGGCGAACAGGGCCGCGAGGATGGTACTCGCGAGCACGCCTGCCCCCATTCCGATCCAGATGCTCCCGGTGATATCGGTCGCGTAGACCCCGCCGAAGGCACCGATGATGAGCAGGCCTTCGAGACCGATGTTGATGACGCCGCTCTTCTCCGCGAAGATACCACCCAGGGCCGCGAAGGCGATGGGGACAGAGAGACGCAATGCGGACGCGAGCGTGCTCTTGTCAGTCAAGATGTCGAAGAGACGACCGGTCGTGGATTCGGGATTCAGCGCGCCGAAGACGCCGATCACCACCAGCACGAGGAGGGTGGCAACGACGAACAGCCCCCGATTGCCGATGCCGGCGAGGCGGCCCGGGAGTCGATCGGTGAGTGTGCCGGTCGCGTCGCGTCTGTCCGCTTCACTCATCGTCGGTCACCTCCCCACCATCGGGCGCAGCCTGCTCCGGTTCGGCGATATTCTCGGGGAGGATGCGGGCGCCGATGAGCCGGAAGAACTCCGGCATCGCGACGAACAGGATGATGAGACCCCGGAGGACGCCCACGAGCTGTGGCGGAACGTCGGAGCCGACGTCCACGACGATGGACCCGCTCTTCAACACGCCGAAGAGCAAAGCGGCGAACCCGACCCCCAGCGGACTGTTCCCCGCGAGGATGGAGACGGTGATGCCGTCGAATCCGTAACTCGGGACACCCGTCTGGAAGTTCCCGAGCACCATCAACACGTAGACGGCGCCGCCGACACCTGCCAGGGCCCCGGAGAGCACCATGCTCGTCACGATGGTCCGCTCCGCGTCGACCCCCGCGTACTCGGCAGCCGTGGGCTGGATGCCACTGGTACGGATATCGTAGCCCAGCGCCGTCCGCGTGAGGAGGTACCAGATGGCGAAGACGAGCACGATAGCGAAGCCGAGTGCGAGCAGAGAGAAGTCGTCCCGGGGCTGGAAGACCACGTTCGGGAAGAGGGCCACGTCGGGGAGGGCGACCGTCTGATTGGCGAAACTCTCGGGGTCCTTGAATCGGTTCGCGGCCAGGTACAGCGCGATGGCAGTCGCCACGAAGTTCAACATGATGGTCGTGATGACCTCGTTCGCCTCCGCGTACGCGAGCAGGGCGCCCGGAATCGCGGCGAAGGCACCACCGGCCGTCGCACCGATGAGGATCCCGAGTGTGAGCAACACGAGGGTCCCGAATGCACCGGAGACGAACGGCGCGACGTAGAGGAGGACGATGGCCGTTGCGAGTGCCCCCATCACGAGTTGTCCCTGTGCCCCGATGTTGAAGATGCCCGCTCTGAAGGCGACTGCGACGGCCAACCCCGCGAATATGAGGATGGTCGTCTCTGAGAGCGTCGTGGCCAGTTGCCCGTTGAGCAGGTCGAACCCCGGACGGATGATCGCACCGAACTCGCCTTGCAGGGGATTGAAATCCGGATTGATTGGGTTACCGAGTGCGCCGAGGAACAGTTTGTTGAAGACGAGGAACGGGTCGTAACAGAATCCGACGCCGAAGTAGGAGACCGCTGCCGTCCCGCAACTGGTCATCCGGCCGGCCATGAGGATGAGGACGAACCCCACCAGCACCGAGAGCAACAGCGATGCCGAACTGATCAGGATTCGTTCGGTCGCCGAGGCACGGACGAGACGGGCGAGGACGGCCTCCAGTCGGTCGCGGAGGCTCATGGCGAGCCCCCATCTACCGTGGCCCGGTGGTCGGCGTCTGCTATCGAGTCCGGGTATTCGCCGGCCATCAACAGCCCGAGTTCCTCCTCTGAGACGTCACTCGGATCCACGACGGCCATGAGTTCGCCTTCGTACATGACGGCGAGTCTGTCGGAGAGCCCCTGGACCTCGTCGAGTTTTGACGAGACCAACAACACGGCCGTGTCCTGTTCCCGAAGGCCGAGGATCCGTTCGTGGATGTACTCGGTCGAGCCAATGTCGACCCCCCGCGTCGGGTGGGTCGCGATCATGATTCGGGGCTCGCGCTCGAACTCCCGCCCGACGATGAACTTCTGCTGGTTGCCACCCGACAACGAGACGGCGTCCGCGGCGGTGTCCCCGGGACGAACGTCGTACTCCTCTACCACGTAGGTGGCGTGGCCGCTGGCCTCCTCCCAGTCGATGCGACCGGTCGACGCGAACGGTGGGGCGTGCTGACTGCCGAGGATGCCGTTCTCGACGAGGTCGAAATCCATGACGAGACCCCGTGATTGCCGGTCCTCGGGGATGTATGCCATCCCCGCTTCGATCCGTTCGCGACGATGGCGGTCGGTGACGACCGCGTCGTCCAGCGTTATCGACCCCTCCGTCGGGGACCGAAGCCCGGTGATGGCCTCGACCAGTTCGGTCTGCCCGTTGCCGTCGACCCCGGCGATGCCGAACACCTCGCCCTCCTTGATCGAAAAGGAGACCTCGGAGACCGTCTCGACGCCACGTTCGTCGTCGACGGACAGCGAATCGACATCGAGCACGACGTCACCCACCGCAGCTGGCCGTTTATCGACTTCGAGGAGAACCTCGCGACCGACCATCATCTCGGCAAGCGACTCCCGATCCGTCTCGGCTGCATCGACGGTCCCCACATTCCGCCCATCACGGAGGACCGTGATCTCGTCGGCAGCGGTCATCGCCTCGCCGAGTTTGTGGGTGATGAAGATGACCGTCTTTCCCTGGTCGGTGAGTTCGTCGATGACGTCGAAGAGGTCCTCGACCTCCTGGGGAGTCAACACGGCGGTCGGTTCGTCGAGGATGAGGACCTCGGCCCCGCGGTAGAGTGCTTTCAGAATCTCGACGCGCTGGCGCACACCGACGCTCACGTCGGCGATGGTGGCGTCTGGATCCACGTCGAATCCGTATCGATCGCTGAGGTCGACGACCGCGTCCCGCGCGGCGTCCCGGTCGATAGCAAGGCCGCCCCACTTCCGTGGCTCGTTCCCGAGCACGATGTTCTCGGTGACGGTCATCGGTTCGACCAACATGAAGTGCTGGTGGATCATCCCCACTCCTGCGTCGATGGCGTCCCGTGGGGAATCGAAGTCGCGTCGCGACCCGTGGACGTGAACCTCGCCCTCGGTGGGCTGATACAGACCGTAGAGGACGTTCATCAACGTGGTCTTGCCAGCACCGTTCTCGCCGAGTAGTGCGTGAACCGTGCCTTCGGCTACGGTCAGGTCGACGTCGTCGTTGGCCAGCACACCGTGGAACCGTTTCGTGATCCCCGCCAGTCGAACGGCTGTGTCCATTGTTTCAAAGGCGACCGTTTGGTAGGTGTTCGCTTCAGACGTCGTCGGGGCTGGTCGGGACGGAAATGTCGCCGTCGATAATGGCCTGGCGGGCCGAATCGACGGTATCGACGACATCGCTGGGAACGTCGGAGCCGATCTCGTCTCCGTAGACGAGCGCCACGCCCTCGTCCTGCAGACCGAGCGGGGTGACGTTTCCGCCCTCGAACGTCCCCTCGACGACGCCGTCGATAGCGTTGTAGACGGCCGTGTCCACCCGTTTGACCATGCTCGCGAGGATGACGTCGGCGTAACTGTCCTTCGTCAGCGACTGATCGCGGTCGACGCCGATTGCGAAGCGGCCTTCTTCCTGTGCGGCCTGGAAGACGCCGGTCCCCGTGTTGCCCGCGGCGTGATAGACGAAGTCCGCCC is a genomic window of Halanaeroarchaeum sp. HSR-CO containing:
- the gyrA gene encoding DNA gyrase subunit A produces the protein MSSEPEMPDDVADRIENVRVEDEMEQSYIDYAMSVIAGRALPDVRDGLKPVHRRILYAMHEAGISSGSGHRKSSSIVGETMGNFHPHGDSAIYDTLVRMAQDFSMRHPLVDGQGNFGSVDGDPAAAMRYTEARMAPIAEELLSDIEKDTVDFQANYDDRLQEPTVLPAAFPNLLVNGSSGIAVGMSTNVPPHNLGEIIDATIHLIEDPACTIPDLMEYVEGPDFPTGATIVGRNSIRKAYQTGRARLTVRADYHVEQTDSGSDRIILDELPYQQNKSKLVERIAEMANEGTLEGIRDLRDESDRDGIRVVVELKRGANTDVVENRLLESVLEQTFGVINLALVDGEPRVLSLKEMLEEYLEHRKEVVRRRSEYELAEAEEREHILKGRLLALDHIEEVVETIRNSEDRDAAKDALRETFEFTQMQAEHIVRMQLGSLTSLEAAEIEAEYEEVQATIERLETILANESELLGVIKEELREIRAEYADDRRTSIVEDMGEVTDEDLIPNEEVVVTLSEHDYIKRVPVETFSSQHRGGKGIIGADLKEGDRIATVFTAQTHDDLLCFTDQGQVYRLKVYQIPEMSRTARGTSAVNLLNLDDEEEINAVVATDDFEDGEYLTMATRDGYVKRTGVENFENILSTGIIAISLEDADELVDVEVTNGASDIVLGTETGMAIRFDETDVRSMGRNARGVRGIKLEEGDRVAGVSAIRETDDRNLLTVTRRGYGKRTPLSEYRPQSRNGKGLVDIKTAERNGRVAAIEAVEDSDHVIAMSEGGQLTRIPVAEISSVGRNTKGVHVMDIETGDRLAGISVFPEPEA
- a CDS encoding cyclic nucleotide-binding/CBS domain-containing protein, which translates into the protein MASDGPTRVEDVMSTPLEMIAPDESVQTAAEVMREHDIAALVVTASRHGIITSTDIIAAVADGKDLTELTVEDVMTKEVETVTPDLYMEEVAAMLTTYGIKHLPVVDDDFVGMVSSSDVAAHLS
- the rocF gene encoding arginase → MTNAVRIIGAPTDYGANRRGVDMGPSAIRYAGLDRQIRAAGAACADIGDVRAPLMEERENGSDVNARHIDAVREVNVRLADDVAAAIEDGEVPLVLGGDHSVAIGSMAGSARTDPTGVVWFDAHGDFNTPSTSPSGNVHGMPLAAALGLDEFAEMDWATAAGLSEENVALVGLRDLDESERAAIRASDVTAYTMSDIDERGLTTVVEDALAVAADGVEGIHVSLDLDWLDPNEAPGVGTPVRGGVTYREAHAAMELLADLDRRYDVLRSLELVEVNPILDERNQTAEMAAELAASALGKRIL
- a CDS encoding NAD-dependent epimerase/dehydratase family protein, which translates into the protein MNGQRVLVTGGAGFIGSNLANTLATENEVIVVDDLFLGTEENLDDAVEFHERSVLEADLPADVDVLFHLAALSSMAMHEDDPQRGARVNVEGFVNAVEQFRRHGGDTVVYATTSSIYGDRTEPSPESMDVDARTGYEASKLARERYAEYYANYYDMSMAGLRYFSVYQGYNGAEEHKGEYANIIAQFADDVANGRSPEIYGDGTQTRDFTHVEDVVEATIQAAEHELTGIYNVGTGEQYDFETVVEMINDELGTAVEPTYVENPIPEDVYVHDTMADATKIEGATGWSPSISFEEGIRRVCAPYQ
- a CDS encoding Rrf2 family transcriptional regulator, with translation MSSIELTASQKTILRALVDLYTQRESAVKGEDIAEEVDRNPGTIRNQMQSLKALQLVEGVPGPKGGYKPTTNAFEALEIEQMDRPANVDVYLNGELIEEANVQDIDLSSVHHPELCRAEIQLRGSVRDFHEGDSVSVGPTPISKLVVEGSVDGKDDAHNIVILKIDDMTAPAEEPEH
- a CDS encoding NAD(P)/FAD-dependent oxidoreductase: MTDSVVVLGGGYAGTAAVTRLQDRAIDDYSVTWIDDTVYHLVRHELHRAVRDPLVRHDITVPLEAIARDDTTVIQGVVENVDVDDRTVGLAGGTTVDYDYLVVAIGSEPAYYGIDGLEDHAYPLSTLEDALAINDAIDEAIAGATRNDPVQVVVGGGGLSGIQTAGEIARYRDERDAPIAIILVEALDRILPNGDPELRDAIEAALSAADVRILTNDPIVEATAEAVQFDARDPIPADVLVWTGGISGQAAVGATNVESQHDRLLTAGDFRTSDDSIFAVGDSALVDTPNGRAPPTAQAAIQSGTAVADNVSRAIRGEPLTEWTLTDRGTLVSVGETTFAIDVLGLPTGVVGGTVASVLKKGVAARWLATVTSWPRAMRAWNSL
- a CDS encoding nucleoside phosphorylase is translated as MPATSEDPSDDVQYHLDVGADDVADAVLLPGNPERVDRITQFWDDATERGYHREYRTVTGTYEDVPISVTSTGIGSPSAAIAVEELARIGADTFIRVGSSGAIQPGMDVGDLVITSGAVRQEGTSAEYVREDYPAVADREVVSALVAAAERLDYDYHVGLTMSADSFYAGQGRPGFGGFEAAGSEDLIDALQDANVTNVEMEASAILTLANVYGLRAGAVCSVYANRVTGEFRKEGDERAAEVASLAVNLLAAMDETKRAAGVDHWHAGLTLD
- the cdd gene encoding cytidine deaminase — encoded protein: MHELMAAAREATSQAYVPYSEYPVGAAIETADGSVFTGTNMEVSNFSNSLHAEEVALVRARMAGHETFSRIAVTSEKRDGVTPCGMCRQTLAEFADPELTVFTEDDDGVTEYSLGELLPHAFSNELLD